Proteins from one Nitrosopumilus sp. genomic window:
- a CDS encoding tyrosine-type recombinase/integrase, with product MEKRVKLPKMISEDPEPFRPEEVRILLDNASPKKGFLYMVLKDSGMRIGETLQIRKKDVDCTKNPVEIKIPAWATKTKKGRTAYITRETAQ from the coding sequence ATGGAAAAAAGAGTTAAGCTTCCAAAGATGATTTCTGAAGATCCTGAACCTTTTAGACCTGAGGAAGTTAGGATTTTACTTGATAATGCTTCTCCAAAAAAGGGATTTCTCTATATGGTTCTCAAAGATTCTGGAATGAGAATTGGAGAAACGTTACAGATTAGAAAAAAGGATGTAGACTGTACAAAGAATCCTGTTGAGATAAAGATTCCAGCTTGGGCTACAAAGACCAAGAAGGGAAGAACTGCTTACATTACTAGGGAGACTGCCCAATGA